ttctaggatgtttctgtccggcatgaaagcagtttgggatgcATCGATATGAGTACATTTGGACGGCAGGTTCTGGTAgaatcttagagcatctacaatcgaATTTGACCAGCCACGTCTTAAATTTGTTCCTCTGCATTCGAGGCTCTCATATTACACCTCGCAGATTCATACAAATCATGCAAAATAAACATACGTACTACGACACCATAGCTATGATTAGTCGTCGAAGTCGTCCACGACGCCGGTACTGGGCGCCGGGTGGACAGGCGCGCAGGAGAGCTCTGGCTCCTCCTCCTTCTCGACCTCCTCCATGTAGGCGAGGGTCTTCTCCTCCTGCTCCGCAGTGTGCTCCGCCTCCATCTCCCGCCGACAGCGGCATCTGGCCTCCGCATCCGACTCTAAGTAGAGGGAATCAAAGATGGCCTCCTGCTCCGTCTGCAAATCCGTGTCCCCAAAGtccccccacatcctcctcctgctcctcctcaacCTCATCCCCCCCTCCTCCAAGTCCTCGTCTGGATCCACTTCATCCGGAGGTAGCCTCGTGGGATCTAGTCTTCGCGCCTTGCctggatctgctcaaggagctgcaGCTAACGCTCTGGCGTTAGATAAGGGTAGCTCCTTATCCGGCGGCGTGGTGGCATGGCTACTAGTGGTGGTGGACGGGGAGTGGAAAGTGGCGGTGGCAGCGGACAGGAGGGGGAAAATGTGGACAGATAGGGTTTTGGTGCCGACGATCGGCTTAAATAGCGGGGCTAGGCACCACGCGGCCGGCTGGAGCGTCGCCACGCGAGCCACCCGTCCGATGGACGAAACGAGCTTGGGAGCGCCGGGTTTTGGATTGTTTTCACGTGATACCTCATCGTCAATCCGATGTGGCGGACGCATCCGAACGCCCCCATATCCGCtttatatttgggctggatatgagaggTACCGGTTAGTCTGGACATTTAAGGCTCGTTTGAGGCACCCGTCGGGGTCGAATTTTCATGATCGGTCAGTGATTGGACCGTCCGTCTGAGCATTTAAGACCGTTTTGGGGTGCTCGGCTGTAGATGTTCAGTTTCCCTTTTTTGTAGAGGGCAGTCAACAGACAATTAGAGAGCTTGAAATGTTGATTGGTTTCAGTCCGTCAGATAGTCTGATTTAGCAGTTCCATGTGTTATTGTTGTACATTAGTTTTGTTTTCTCTTTCATGTACATATTACCACGATTGTTACAGAATCTATAAAAAATACTCCCTGCAGGTTCGGGTCAAAAATTAGGGCTAGAAATGCCATATCATGTAATCACACATGTCCCCTCAACATTCCAAACTTATCTAACCACACATAACTAGAGATGGATAGGCAGAGATCGATCACACACAAAGCTGAAGCGAGTAAACAACCACCGAGATGCAGGTGACCTACCAGGCCACCAAGGCACCAAAGTTCAGCCAGATCACTACTAGTCTCTACCGCAAACATGCATGCAATCATGCATGTATGCCCGCCACATGTAGGTGCAGCATTTTGGACTATAAATACCAGCCTTCTTCTATCTCCCAGCCATCACAGCAAGAAGTTGCCTCGCACATTGATACACACTAGAAGCACACAGCATCGATCGCCCATGCTGCAAAAGAACAACATGGCCTCCCTTGTCTTCCTCGTGGCGCTGCTGCTCTCATGCAGCTCCATGAGCAGCGCAGCACGGTACCTCAAGGAGGCCGTGCCCAAGAAGGAGTATCCACCACGTCCGATCGTCCCGGAGCTGCCAAAGCCCCAACTCGCGCCACACCCTGCCATGCCCGAGCTACCGAAGCCTGAACTACCTCACCCTCTCGTGCCCGAAGTGCCACACCCCGTGGTGCCGGAGACGCCAAAGGAGCCTGAAGTGCCACACCCCGTAGTGCCGGAGGTGCCAAAGCACGAGCTGCCGCCACACCCTGTTATGCCCGAgctcccggagcccgaactaccgCATCCGGCTGTGCCCGAGGTGCCAAAGGAGCCCGAAGTGCCACACCCTGTCGTACCGGAGGTGCCAAAGGAACACGAACTGCCGCACCCTATCGTGCCGGAGGTGCCAAAGGAGCCAGAAGTGCCACACCCCGTCGTGCCAGAGGTGACAAAGGAACCAAAAGCGCCACACCCTGTCATGCCAGAGGTACCAAAGGAGCACGAGTTGCCGcaccctgccatgcaagagttgcCGAAGCCTGGAATGCCACACCATGCCGTGCCAGAGGTGCCAAAGGAGCCCCATGTGTCGCACCCTGAGGTGCCGAAAGAGCCCGAGTTACCGCACCTTGCTGTGCCAGAGGTCCCGAAGCACGAAATGCCACCGTTCCCCAAAGCTGAGCTGCCCCCAAAGCCTGAATTCCACTTTCCGGATCCTGAGGCCAAGCCATGATCGGACTAGCTACATCCGCATAGTGCCCATTATCTAAGTATTACACTATATACTATACATGTGTGCGCACGCGACGCGTGTGTTCCTGTGTGTGTGATTGTTAGAGTATGTAAGTACTActatacatgtgtgtgtgtgttgtacaTGTTCGGCGCTTCAGTTCCTGACGACAGCATTATGTCTGAGTGGTGTTCCATGGTGCAACTGCTCAATCTGTTGCCTACGTCCCTTTACGTGTGTATGCATGATGTATATGATAtgtacatggataaatatgttttgGTCTTCGGAGTTTTTATATTGGATCCTATTTGTGTTTGGATTTGTGCATCACTAGAGAGAGTTCTTATGTTCTGGCTACATTATGCTCTCTGGACAAATTTCTTTCTCGAGCTAAAATTATTTTTTGTCTGTTGTAGTATTACTTAATAGAGAAGGCCTGAAAGAAGCCCAGATTTGATCAGAAGCATAATAAGATATAACAACGCTCTAACCAAAAATCTAGCGCCGGTTTAagatagtttttttttttgaaatagcctttcgccccactttatagataaagcaaccaACTAGTCCGTACATGGAGTAGCAACTCACTGACATAAAAGTCTGTTCGAGCCACAACACAAGCAAGCCCaaataaaacagaagagaaaagcagGAAAAAGACCACCAAGTGGCCATAACATCATAGAGCTGCCCGGGAGCCTAGACGATGTGCCGAGTCATGTAGTGCATCAAGCATCTGTCCCAGATGGCCCCGGTCCCGTTGCCTAGCCAACGGGTCCAATGTTGCAAGAACGTAAGAAAATTGAAGAAAGAGTCAGAGTCCCGTTGCAGAAAGACCCGCTCAATCACCATCTTATTACGCGTCGTCTAAAGCGTCCAAGATATCGCAACAAAAACTAGCTAGAAGAGGCGTCGGTTCCTTCTAGCATGCGTCGCTCTGGCCTGGAGGAAGCTGGCAAGATTTGAAGCTTCCAATCATGCCCGAGGGCCTCCCGGACAAAGTTCCAAAGCGATTGAGCCGCCGTCCAAGTGAAGAGGATGTGGGTCCCTATTTCCGGAACCCCACACAGGGGGCACAACTCATTACCCGGGCCATGCCGCTTGAGCACCTCCGTCCCGATGGGAGGCGATTCCTTAATAGTTTCCACACGAAAATCTTGATCTTCATAGGGAAAGGTGCCTTCCAGAGGGGCGCGGCCCACTCAATTGTTGGCCTATGGCATAGCGCGCGGTAAGTCAAATCCACAGAAAAACTCCCAAGGGAGCATGCATGTGCTAGAATAGGGAGTCCAGGTctagatgtctactacacaaccttcttcttgtagacgttgttgggcctccaagtgcagaggtttgtaggacagtagcaaatttccctcaagtgaatgacctaaggtttatcaatccatagaaggcgtaggatgaagatggtctctctcaaacaagcctgcaaccaaataacaaagagtctcttgtgtccccaacacacccaatacaatggtaaattgtataggtgcactagttcggcgaagagatggtgatacaagtgcaatatggatagtagataatagtttttgtaatctgaaaatataacagcaaggtaactaatgataaaagtgagcgtaaacagtattgcaatgcgttgaaacaaggcctagggttcatactttcactagtgcaagttctctcaacaataataacataattggatcacataactatccataaacatgcaacaaagagtcattgcaaagtcactaatagcggagaacaaacaaagagattatggtagggtacgaaacaacatcaaagttatcctttctgatcgatctattcaagagtccgtagtaaaataacatgaagctattctttccattcaatttatcatagagttcatacaaaaataacaccttaagacacaaatcaaccaaaaccctaatgtcacctagatactccaatgtcacctcaagtatctgtgggtttgattatacgatatgcatcacacaatctcatattcatctattcaaccaacacaaagaacttcaaagagtgccccaaagttcgtaccggagagtcaagacaaaaacgtgtgccaacctctatgcataggttcatgggcggaacccgcaagttgatcaccaaaacatacatcaagtggatcaatagaataccccattgtcaccacgggtatcccaccactactaggaaaatgcttatacatagaattttagcagtagcgcctgtttggGCACACACGCTACTGGTATTTACCAGTAGCGCCGGCCAGAACGGGCACTACTGCTAGTGAGTAGTAGCAACGCTGGTTGGAGCGCGCCGCGCTGCTGTTTAGCGGGCCGCCGGGGTCAAAGGGCAGGCCACTTAGCTGTAGCGTGTGTTTTGCGCCAGCGCTACAGctagtgggcttagcagtagcgctggcccatTGCCCGCGCTGTTGTTAAGCCCACTCCCCCTTCC
The window above is part of the Triticum aestivum cultivar Chinese Spring chromosome 2A, IWGSC CS RefSeq v2.1, whole genome shotgun sequence genome. Proteins encoded here:
- the LOC123185027 gene encoding protein PELPK1, with the translated sequence MLQKNNMASLVFLVALLLSCSSMSSAARYLKEAVPKKEYPPRPIVPELPKPQLAPHPAMPELPKPELPHPLVPEVPHPVVPETPKEPEVPHPVVPEVPKHELPPHPVMPELPEPELPHPAVPEVPKEPEVPHPVVPEVPKEHELPHPIVPEVPKEPEVPHPVVPEVTKEPKAPHPVMPEVPKEHELPHPAMQELPKPGMPHHAVPEVPKEPHVSHPEVPKEPELPHLAVPEVPKHEMPPFPKAELPPKPEFHFPDPEAKP